The Cytobacillus oceanisediminis genomic interval CTATGGAAGAGCGTTTAGCTAACGAAATCCTTGATGCAGCTAACAACACTGGTGCATCTGTTAAGAAGCGTGAAGATACACACAAAATGGCAGAAGCGAACAAAGCGTTTGCTCACTACCGCTGGTAAGATATACAGCTTAACTAAAATAACACTCATACTAGGAAGGAGAAAGACCCAATGGCTAGAGAGTTCTCCTTAGAAAATACTCGCAATATCGGTATCATGGCTCACATTGATGCCGGTAAAACAACAACAACTGAGCGTGTACTTTACTACACTGGCCGTATCCACAAAATCGGTGAAACACACGAAGGTGCTTCACAGATGGACTGGATGGAGCAGGAGCAGGAGCGTGGAATCACAATCACTTCTGCTGCGACAACTGCACAGTGGAAAGGCCATCGCGTAAACATCATTGACACTCCTGGACACGTAGACTTCACAGTTGAAGTTGAGCGTTCACTTCGTGTTCTTGATGGTGCGGTTGCTGTACTTGATGCACAATCAGGCGTTGAGCCTCAAACTGAAACAGTTTGGCGACAGGCTACTACTTACGGAGTACCACGTGTGGTATTCGTAAACAAAATGGATAAAATCGGTGCTGACTTCTTGTACTCATTGAAGACTCTTCATGATCGTCTGCAAGCTAATGCAGCAGCTATCCAATTACCTATCGGTGCTGAAGATCAGTTCGAAGGCATCATTGATCTTATCACAATGAAAGCTACGTTCTACGGTAACGACCTTGGTACTGATATCGAAGAGCGTGATATCCCAGAAGAATACATGGATCAAGCTGAAGAATACCGTGAAAAGTTAATTGAAGCGGTTGCTGAACTTGATGAAGAATTAATGGAGAAATACCTTGGTGGTGAAGAAATCACTAACGAAGAGCTAAAAGCAGCTATTCGTCAAGGTACAGTAAACGTTGAGTTCTATCCTGTAATCTGTGGTTCTGCTTTCAAAAATAAAGGTGTTCAAAAGATGCTGGATGCAGTAATCGACTATCTTCCTTCTCCACTAGATGTACCAGCTATTAAAGGTACACTTCCTGATTCGGAAGAAGAGGTTACACGTCCTTCTAGCGATGATGCGCCTTTCTCAGCTCTTGCGTTTAAAGTTATGACTGACCCTTATGTCGGTAAACTTACATTCTTCCGTGTTTACTCTGGTACATTGAACTCAGGTTCTTATGTACAGAACTCTACTAAAGGGAAGCGTGAGCGTGTAGGTCGTATCCTGCAAATGCACGCCAACTCTCGTGAAGAGATCTCAGTAGTTCACGCTGGAGATATCGCAGCAGCTGTTGGTCTTAAAGATACTAGTACTGGAGATACACTATGTGATGAAAAGAATCTAGTTATTCTTGAGTCTATGGAGTTCCCAGAACCAGTTATCTCATTATCTATCGAGCCGAAATCTAAGGCTGACCAAGATAAGATGACTACTGCTCTGCAAAAACTTCAAGAAGAAGATCCTACATTCCGCGCGCATACTGACCAGGAAACTGGACAGGTTATTATCGCTGGTATGGGTGAGCTTCACCTTGATATTCTAGTTGATCGTATGAGACGTGAATTTAAAGTGGAAGCAAACGTAGGTGCACCTCAGGTTGCATACCGCGAAACTTTCCGTTCTTCAGCGCAGGTTGAAGGTAAATTTGCCCGTCAATCCGGTGGACGCGGACAATTCGGTCATGTATGGATCGAATTTGCTCCAAATGAAGAAGGTAAAGGCTTCGAATTCGAAAACGGCATTGTCGGTGGTGTTGTTCCGCGTGAATACATCCCTGCAGTTCAAGCTGGTCTTGAAGATGCTCTCGACAGAGGAGTACTTGCTGGATTCCCATTAGTAGATATCAAAGCTAGACTATTTGATGGTTCTTACCATGATGTCGACTCTTCTGAAATGGCATTTAAAATTGCTGCCTCTATGGCACTTAAAAATGCTGCGTCAAAATGTAATCCTGTAATTCTTGAGCCGGTTATGAAAGTTGAAGTAGTAATCCCTGAAGAATACATGGGTGACATCATGGGTGATGTTACATCACGCCGTGGACGCGTTGAAGGTATGGAAGCACGCGGTAATGCACAAGTAGTTCGTGCAATGGTTCCTCTTTCAGAAATGTTTGGCTACGCAACTGCATTGCGTTCTAATACGCAAGGTCGCGGTACATTCTCAATGCACTTTGACCACTATGAAGAAGTACCAAAATCAATTTCTGAAGAAATCATTAAAAAAAATAAAGGTGAATAATTGATTTTACCT includes:
- the fusA gene encoding elongation factor G, producing the protein MAREFSLENTRNIGIMAHIDAGKTTTTERVLYYTGRIHKIGETHEGASQMDWMEQEQERGITITSAATTAQWKGHRVNIIDTPGHVDFTVEVERSLRVLDGAVAVLDAQSGVEPQTETVWRQATTYGVPRVVFVNKMDKIGADFLYSLKTLHDRLQANAAAIQLPIGAEDQFEGIIDLITMKATFYGNDLGTDIEERDIPEEYMDQAEEYREKLIEAVAELDEELMEKYLGGEEITNEELKAAIRQGTVNVEFYPVICGSAFKNKGVQKMLDAVIDYLPSPLDVPAIKGTLPDSEEEVTRPSSDDAPFSALAFKVMTDPYVGKLTFFRVYSGTLNSGSYVQNSTKGKRERVGRILQMHANSREEISVVHAGDIAAAVGLKDTSTGDTLCDEKNLVILESMEFPEPVISLSIEPKSKADQDKMTTALQKLQEEDPTFRAHTDQETGQVIIAGMGELHLDILVDRMRREFKVEANVGAPQVAYRETFRSSAQVEGKFARQSGGRGQFGHVWIEFAPNEEGKGFEFENGIVGGVVPREYIPAVQAGLEDALDRGVLAGFPLVDIKARLFDGSYHDVDSSEMAFKIAASMALKNAASKCNPVILEPVMKVEVVIPEEYMGDIMGDVTSRRGRVEGMEARGNAQVVRAMVPLSEMFGYATALRSNTQGRGTFSMHFDHYEEVPKSISEEIIKKNKGE